In Paenibacillus sp. G2S3, a single window of DNA contains:
- a CDS encoding flagellar motor protein: MDITSIIGLLAGLAALIGGYLWEGGSLSGLLQLNAALIVFGGTFAAVMISFPASKLRSIPTALRMAFGSNPDHDEEKAEELIAMATVARRGGVLMLEKQAEEHPDPFTREGLLLIVDGTDPEQVRQILELEMDAKELKHENYAKIFEAAGGYAPTMGIIGTVMGLIRVLGNLTDPSNLGTSIAVAFTATLYGVAIANLIFLPIASKIKSRSQSQLHSMEMLLVGILSLQNGDHPLLVRKKLNSFISDTDTNDRAETRGLL, encoded by the coding sequence ATGGATATTACCTCAATAATCGGCCTATTGGCTGGACTAGCTGCGTTAATCGGTGGCTATCTCTGGGAAGGCGGAAGCCTCTCAGGACTGCTGCAGCTTAATGCAGCTTTGATTGTGTTCGGGGGTACATTTGCCGCTGTTATGATCAGCTTCCCGGCATCTAAGCTGCGCTCCATTCCAACAGCATTACGCATGGCTTTCGGTAGCAACCCTGATCATGATGAAGAAAAAGCAGAAGAACTCATTGCAATGGCAACCGTGGCCCGTCGCGGCGGCGTTCTAATGTTAGAAAAACAAGCTGAAGAACATCCGGACCCTTTTACACGTGAAGGTCTACTTCTTATTGTCGACGGCACTGATCCTGAGCAGGTAAGACAGATTCTTGAATTAGAAATGGATGCTAAAGAATTGAAGCATGAGAACTATGCTAAGATTTTTGAAGCTGCAGGTGGATATGCACCAACGATGGGAATTATCGGGACAGTAATGGGTCTCATTCGTGTGCTTGGCAACCTTACAGATCCGTCGAATCTGGGTACATCTATCGCAGTTGCATTTACCGCAACACTGTACGGTGTCGCCATCGCTAATTTAATATTTTTACCCATCGCTTCCAAAATCAAATCCCGCAGTCAAAGCCAGCTACATAGTATGGAAATGCTGCTTGTAGGCATTCTTTCTTTGCAGAACGGGGATCATCCCTTGCTGGTGCGTAAAAAACTGAACTCATTCATCTCAGACACGGACACGAATGACCGTGCGGAAACTAGAGGTCTTCTATGA
- a CDS encoding flagellar motor protein MotB has protein sequence MRQRDRRKRRVETRESRDRWMITYADLITLLLIFFVILYAMSSLDTDKYNIVTGSLSETFKSGNTVLEGGNGILDAEKTIESKPESTDGNGNAAATARPNDGSDEQTENEAPSARELAFREQEAKLAELMGVITNYVEENNLGEQIFVADKPQGIEITLSDRFLFDIGKADLKSPAFPALQQLSGLFKDIGAKISIEGHTDNTPVSSASHFNDNWELSGARALSVLRFFLDREGLNPDNFQYAGYADTQPTADNTSAAGQQKNRRVEIIVLRQLQEGE, from the coding sequence ATGAGACAAAGAGACCGGCGCAAGCGGCGTGTAGAGACTCGGGAAAGCCGCGACCGTTGGATGATTACTTACGCAGATCTAATCACACTTTTACTTATATTTTTCGTTATATTGTATGCGATGAGCAGCCTGGACACTGACAAATATAACATCGTGACAGGCTCATTATCCGAGACCTTCAAATCTGGAAACACTGTCCTTGAGGGTGGGAACGGTATTTTAGATGCTGAGAAGACAATTGAGAGTAAACCGGAAAGTACAGACGGAAATGGGAATGCAGCTGCAACTGCGAGACCGAATGATGGATCTGATGAACAAACGGAGAATGAAGCACCTTCGGCACGTGAGCTGGCTTTTCGAGAACAAGAAGCTAAACTCGCTGAATTAATGGGTGTGATCACAAACTATGTGGAGGAAAATAATCTCGGAGAACAGATTTTTGTTGCTGACAAACCACAGGGGATAGAAATCACCCTCAGTGATCGTTTTCTATTTGATATAGGTAAGGCAGACCTGAAATCACCAGCCTTTCCTGCTCTTCAGCAGTTATCTGGTTTATTCAAAGACATCGGCGCAAAGATTAGCATTGAAGGACATACCGATAATACGCCCGTATCTTCGGCTTCTCACTTTAACGACAACTGGGAGCTGTCTGGTGCTCGTGCACTGTCAGTGCTTCGTTTTTTCTTAGATCGGGAGGGATTGAATCCCGACAATTTTCAATACGCAGGTTATGCTGATACCCAGCCCACCGCAGATAATACATCGGCAGCAGGTCAGCAAAAGAACCGCCGTGTAGAGATCATTGTGCTGCGGCAGCTTCAAGAGGGTGAATAA
- the gcvH gene encoding glycine cleavage system protein GcvH, whose product MSEVLDNLLYSEEHEWAQQVEGRVVRVGITDHAQHLLGDIVFVEFPEVGSAISAGDSVGSIESVKTVSELYSPVSGKVTKINDGLEASPELINDKPYGEGWIFEIEVDGDYADAVKGLLDAAGYRALVGE is encoded by the coding sequence ATGAGTGAAGTTTTAGATAACCTTCTTTACAGCGAAGAGCATGAGTGGGCACAGCAAGTGGAAGGACGCGTAGTACGTGTTGGGATTACGGATCATGCACAGCATTTGTTAGGCGATATCGTATTTGTGGAATTTCCAGAAGTGGGCTCGGCCATTTCAGCCGGTGACAGCGTTGGTAGTATCGAATCGGTTAAGACTGTATCGGAATTATATTCACCCGTCTCGGGGAAGGTTACCAAGATTAATGACGGTTTAGAAGCAAGTCCAGAGCTAATCAACGATAAGCCTTATGGCGAGGGTTGGATTTTTGAAATTGAAGTGGACGGAGATTATGCTGATGCTGTAAAAGGTCTGCTGGATGCAGCCGGTTATAGAGCGTTGGTAGGAGAGTAA
- the gcvT gene encoding glycine cleavage system aminomethyltransferase GcvT — protein MDALKRTPFYDLYSAYAESRCIDFGGWELPVQFTGIVKEHEAVRQQAGLFDVSHMGEFMVIGSGAEAFLQKMTTNDVSRLTDGAAQYTLLCYPNGGVVDDLLVYRLSEGRYMLVVNASNIDKDFQWLQEHLTSEFGEVTLTNVSDETLLLALQGPLAETILAKVTDAPISTLKPFHFIERATVCGLEVLISRTGYTGEDGFEIYAPLDGAATLWNGLLAAGSPHGLTPAGLGARDTLRFEAKLPLYGQELSADITPLEAGVQFFVKLDKADFIGRDALIQQKEAGLPRRLVGLEMIDRGIPRSHYPVYADGIKIGEVTTGTQSPTLKRNLGLALLDTAYSEIGTEVFVEIRGKQLKAVVIKAPFYKYKRL, from the coding sequence ATGGATGCTTTGAAAAGAACGCCTTTTTACGATCTCTATTCCGCTTATGCGGAGTCCAGGTGCATTGATTTTGGCGGCTGGGAGCTGCCAGTACAGTTTACAGGTATCGTAAAGGAGCATGAAGCCGTTCGCCAGCAGGCTGGGCTGTTCGATGTATCGCATATGGGTGAATTCATGGTGATTGGAAGCGGTGCGGAAGCCTTTTTGCAAAAAATGACGACCAACGATGTCAGCCGCCTCACGGATGGTGCGGCACAATATACGCTGCTCTGTTATCCAAACGGCGGTGTCGTTGACGATTTACTCGTGTATCGACTAAGTGAAGGCCGTTATATGCTTGTCGTAAATGCCTCCAACATCGATAAGGACTTCCAGTGGCTGCAAGAGCATCTGACCTCTGAATTCGGTGAAGTCACACTCACTAATGTCTCTGACGAGACGCTTTTGCTCGCCTTGCAAGGTCCGCTGGCAGAGACCATACTCGCAAAAGTTACTGATGCACCGATCTCAACGCTCAAGCCTTTCCACTTCATCGAACGCGCAACCGTCTGCGGTTTAGAAGTACTGATCTCCCGTACGGGTTATACCGGTGAAGATGGCTTCGAAATTTACGCTCCGCTAGATGGGGCAGCAACGTTATGGAACGGCCTTCTCGCAGCTGGCTCTCCTCACGGATTAACACCTGCTGGACTAGGCGCACGGGATACGCTTCGTTTCGAGGCAAAATTGCCACTGTACGGTCAGGAGCTGTCGGCTGACATCACGCCTCTTGAAGCTGGAGTACAGTTCTTCGTGAAGCTGGACAAAGCGGACTTCATCGGACGCGATGCGTTGATACAGCAAAAAGAAGCCGGTCTTCCCCGCCGTCTTGTCGGTCTAGAAATGATTGATCGAGGCATTCCACGCTCCCATTACCCAGTCTATGCAGACGGCATCAAAATCGGAGAGGTCACAACCGGAACCCAATCTCCAACGCTGAAGCGCAACCTGGGATTAGCTTTGCTTGATACAGCTTACAGTGAAATAGGCACAG
- the uvrB gene encoding excinuclease ABC subunit UvrB produces MSDIVVSTKTFELESEYTPQGDQPHAIEELLQGIRQGKKHQTLLGATGTGKTFTVAQVISKLNRPTLVIAHNKTLAAQLASEFKEFFPHNSVDYFVSYYDYYQPEAYIPSSDTYIEKDSSINEEIDKLRHSATSSLFERRDVIIVASVSCIYGLGSPMEYGSLLLSLRVGMEKPRNEILSRLVDIQYQRNDINFVRGTFRVRGDVVEIFPASQGEHAIRVELFGDEIERITEIDVLTGELIGERDHVAIFPASHFVTKEETMRVALVNIEKELEDRLTVLRDAGKLLEAQRLEQRTRYDIEMMKEVGFCSGIENYSGPLTFREPGATPYTLMDYFPDDMLIIIDESHVTLPQIRAMYNGDRARKTVLVEHGFRLPSALDNRPLQFEEFEEKVKQIVYVSATPGPYEMEHCDTMVQQIIRPTGLLDPIIEVRPTEGQIDDLISEIRDRVERDERVLVTTLTKKMSEDLTDYFKEIGIKVRYMHSDIKTLERMAILRDLRLGTFHVLVGINLLREGLDLPEVSLVAILDADKEGFLRSERSLIQTIGRAARNSEGRVIMYGDRMTDSMEKAMSETSRRRAIQIAHNEKHGITPTTINKKVRDIIEATKVAESKADYLTGVGGKMNKKEKQSLIQRLEAEMKDAAKNLQFERAAELRDALLELRAE; encoded by the coding sequence ATGAGTGATATTGTCGTCAGTACGAAGACTTTTGAATTGGAGTCCGAGTATACACCCCAGGGCGATCAGCCTCATGCCATAGAGGAATTACTACAAGGCATCCGGCAGGGCAAGAAGCACCAGACGCTGCTGGGCGCGACGGGTACGGGGAAGACGTTTACCGTTGCACAAGTTATTTCCAAATTAAACCGCCCGACGTTAGTTATTGCGCACAACAAGACTTTGGCTGCCCAACTGGCGAGTGAGTTTAAGGAGTTTTTTCCGCATAATTCGGTAGACTATTTCGTCAGCTACTACGACTATTACCAACCAGAGGCGTATATTCCCTCCTCCGATACTTATATCGAGAAAGACTCCAGTATTAATGAAGAGATTGATAAATTGCGCCACTCCGCGACAAGCTCCTTGTTCGAACGGCGTGACGTTATTATTGTGGCGAGTGTGTCTTGTATTTACGGCCTCGGTTCGCCGATGGAATACGGAAGCTTGCTCTTGTCATTGCGGGTAGGAATGGAGAAGCCTCGAAATGAGATTTTGAGCAGGCTAGTGGATATCCAGTACCAGCGTAATGATATCAATTTTGTACGCGGAACCTTCCGTGTACGTGGTGATGTGGTTGAGATTTTCCCAGCGTCTCAGGGTGAGCATGCCATTCGAGTCGAATTGTTCGGTGATGAAATTGAGCGAATCACTGAGATTGATGTACTGACGGGTGAACTGATCGGGGAGCGCGATCATGTCGCTATTTTCCCGGCGTCTCACTTTGTCACCAAAGAAGAAACAATGCGAGTGGCACTGGTCAACATTGAAAAGGAGCTGGAAGACCGCTTAACGGTTCTTCGTGACGCAGGAAAGCTTCTTGAAGCTCAGCGTCTGGAACAGCGGACGCGTTATGATATTGAGATGATGAAAGAAGTGGGCTTCTGTTCTGGGATCGAGAACTATTCCGGACCGCTCACCTTCCGTGAACCAGGGGCAACACCGTATACATTAATGGATTATTTTCCGGATGATATGCTGATCATTATTGATGAATCTCATGTAACGCTTCCGCAGATTCGGGCGATGTATAACGGTGACCGGGCGCGTAAGACGGTACTGGTTGAGCATGGTTTCCGTTTGCCATCTGCGCTGGATAACCGTCCACTTCAGTTCGAAGAATTCGAAGAAAAGGTGAAGCAAATCGTATACGTTTCAGCGACACCTGGACCCTATGAAATGGAACACTGCGACACCATGGTGCAGCAGATTATCCGGCCTACAGGTCTTTTGGATCCGATCATTGAGGTTCGTCCTACAGAGGGACAAATCGATGACTTGATTAGTGAAATTCGTGATCGGGTGGAACGAGACGAACGCGTACTCGTCACAACATTGACGAAGAAGATGTCGGAGGATCTCACGGATTACTTTAAGGAAATTGGGATAAAGGTTCGTTATATGCACTCTGATATCAAAACGCTGGAGCGGATGGCGATCTTACGTGATCTTCGTCTCGGTACATTCCATGTTTTAGTAGGGATTAACCTGCTAAGAGAAGGTCTCGACTTACCGGAAGTATCGCTCGTCGCTATTCTCGATGCCGATAAAGAGGGCTTCCTGCGTTCTGAGCGTTCGTTAATCCAGACTATTGGACGTGCGGCCCGTAACTCCGAGGGGCGTGTAATCATGTACGGTGATCGGATGACTGATTCGATGGAGAAGGCGATGAGCGAAACGTCGCGTCGTCGCGCCATCCAGATCGCCCATAATGAGAAACACGGCATTACCCCAACCACCATTAATAAAAAGGTGCGTGACATCATCGAGGCAACGAAGGTTGCCGAGTCCAAAGCGGATTACCTCACGGGTGTTGGTGGCAAGATGAATAAGAAAGAGAAACAAAGCCTGATCCAGCGTCTGGAAGCCGAGATGAAGGACGCAGCGAAGAACCTGCAATTCGAACGCGCGGCAGAGCTGCGTGACGCATTGCTGGAGCTTCGGGCTGAGTAA